A region of the Mytilus galloprovincialis chromosome 1, xbMytGall1.hap1.1, whole genome shotgun sequence genome:
AGCCAAAGGCCACCCACTGTAATGACAAACAAAGCTGACAATATACTTATTTCCTGACAATGATGTAGGATAAGGTCCAGATAAATCTACCCCTATCTTAGCAAATGGAAATGGTGGTATATCAGATATTTGTAATAAAGGTTTTGTTTTACCTGCACTTTGAGATTGACAGATAACACAGGAATTAATATAGGAATTAAGTTCCTTATATAACTTTGGCCAAAATTATTTTTGCCTAATTGAATCATGACATTTGTCGATTCCTAAATGACTTAGATTATCATGATAACTTTTGATTACCTCATTTCGTAATTGTAATGGAACATAAAGCCTTAACTTTAAATCATCATCAGGGTGAGAAATGTAACAAAGTATATCATTGGTAATAATATGTTGATTATCAACACTTCTTGAAGCCTTACCTGTGTTTATTTGATTAATAATTTCCGAAAGTTCTATGTCTAAAGATTGTTCAATTTTCATGTCATAACCAGGAATCGTACATTCCTTGACGCTAAGTTGGTCATCTTCTTTATAGTCACAACTTGCAAAATCTTTTGGATTGAACTCATTTGAATTCAAAGTATTGATTTGAAAAGCCTTGTCACTTATATCTACTTCAAttgtttcattttgattttgattgccTTCTTGACCCGGAGGCCTTCTTGAAAGATAGTCAGCAATAGTACAGTGGAACCTGTCCAAACCGAACACCCacgggactttgcgttttgttcgGTTTACACAGGTGTTCGGATTATAGAGGTAAACGGAAGTCGAAACCAAAATAATTTTGGCACTTACTGACAAGGGATTATAGGTGacaatttatttttgtgttgatttagatgtaaatgtaaaaaatataagtagATGATGATAAACGTTTTGCTTCATTTTTGTTAGTAAATGAAACGCCACTCCGTCAATCACGCTCGTCGTTGTGAGATGTCCGACATAAAAAGATTTtgcttttgataattattttctcATCTATAATTCACTGTCTAATTCAGGTTCGCAGTCGCTGTCAAatgacgattccgtagttgaATGGTTAGTTGAATACCGGAACGTCATTGTATACACGAGTTCTCGGACTAAACTGGTCACCTgctgattgatacttcggcaCACGATAAGAGTGAAACAaaagcaggggtccagtttattctcggactttatcgttgCTGAATAGCTAACGGAAGTCTTTGGGAGCATCCGTATCAAATATATAGGGCCTTTAACGGGAATCCAACAATCGAAAGccattgaccttgttgtgttgcaTGACTTCTTAATCCAGTCAAAagctttaaaactattatttaattaaacagtttagctacaAAATGGTCGTAATTATTTGAGTAACGTGCATTTAATTGATCTGAAAGTTCCTTCCTTGTCATTATCGGCCATGGGGGTAGctgaccagtttaacgtttcttcacaaaaaaaaattactttagaCATGGACACAAacatgctaattagtttgtaataacaactcaTCAGTTAATTAACCTCAAATACCCTCGGGGATTCTCTGTCttcctgtgtttgtttaattaaatcatgcaaataattaaaaatgcttttttgttttgattgctaTTGATAGATTTTGACAGACAAATTTACTAACTagccttcaaaaagcgttcggaattcggtgttgacagggttcggttttGTCAGGTTCGATTAACTTAATTTAAAGGGAAATTTTTTCGGGACTTTaaaaattgttcggtttaaactgaaattcggttttatcagggttcggttttcccaggtttcactgtattatcAGTTCCCGCTAGCCATTCAATCTTGCAATTGTAACTTGCAATACCTAAAGCCCAAAGTTGTAATTTTTTGTTACATTGTGGCGAAAGCAATAAGTACTTTAAAGGCTTGTGGTCAGTTCTGATAATAAATTCAGCTCCATGAAGATAATGATCTAATTTTTGTAAGGCATAATGAATGCTAAATGCTTCTTTTTCAATAGTAGACCACCTAGACTGTGTATCTGACAGTTTATGAGATAAGAAGTAAATgggtttttcttttcttaaacatgataaatgagtTTCTTCTTCCTCGCAAGGTTGCGTAAGACATGCACCTATGGTATCATTAGACGCGTCAGTATATAAAACATAAGGTTTCTTCAAGTCTGGGTATGCTAATAAAGGAGTCACAGTTAAActatatttcaaaaaatcaaaagctctttGACATTCCTCATCCCATTGAAATTTAGCATATTTTTTAGTTAAAGCAACTAAAGGTatagaaatctttgaaaaatTCGGGATAAAGCGTCTATAGTATGAACACGCCCCTATAAAACTTCTTACTTCCTTAACAGTAACAGGGTTTGGTAATGTTTTTATTGCTTCAACTTTGGCATCGTCCGGTTTTACACCGTCGATATTGATTTTAAAACCTAAATAATTAGTTTCTTCCTGCAAaaattgacatttctttaattttaatttcaaattatgttGTCTTAATCTGTCAAATACTTGTTGAATATGATTGAAATGTTCTTCCAAAGTttcagaaaatatcaaaatatcgtCTATATAGGAGATAGCAAAATTTAGATCTTGTAACACTATTTCCATTAGTTGACTAAATACAGCAGGACTATTTTGCAATCCAAATGGCATAACATTAAATTCGAAAAGTCCCTTATGACAAATAAATGCTGTTTTTGATTTATCTTCTTCCGCCATCTTAATTTGCCAGAATCCTGCCCTAAGGTCgattaatgaataaaaatttgcAGCTCCTAAAAGTGTCAATATATCATCGATAACCGGAAGTGGATATCGGATTGCTAACGTAGACCTGAAATCTATGCAAAAGCGTgtagttttatcttttttatcaaCTAATACAACTGGTGAGGAATAATTACTATTAGATCTTCTTATAATGTTTGCTTCTGACATGTCAGTTATTGCTTTATTGACTATTTCTCTTTTGTGTAATGGAGTTCGATAAGGTTTCAATTTAACCGGGGGATTACCCCCTGTATCGATTCTCATTTTCACAGTGTCAGTTTGACCTAATTCAGTATCCTTAAAAGCAAAAACATCTCTATTATTATTCAACAGTTGTAACACCCTACCCCTATGAACATCAGGAATATTAAGATCAGTTTCAAAAACATTCTCAATTTCAGAGTGCTCTTGAGTAGATTCAAGTGAGACAACATTTTCTTCTAAAACTGGTGAAGCCCTTCCTATTGCTATGCCCCTTCTAAACTTATAAGTTCTATTCGTAGTATTAACTATAAGTACTGGCATTTGACGCTTTTCATTAATGTTTGCAACTGAATTAGCAACCATTAAACCTGGTTGATAACTCAAATGCCCCTTGGTAATTGGTGAAATTTCAAAAGATTTAGAACTTGAGAATGTATAATTTTTATTACCCTTTACATAACAAATATTACTAGTCAGAGGTTTGAAGACAGTGGTTTGAGCAAGTCTAACAATTGAAGCTATATGAATATCTTCTACTAATGGTACATAAGTTTTATTTATCCTTAAACATCCCAAATCAAAATAAACTCTAACACCAAATTTGACTAACCAGTCACGACCCAAAATTGCATTTCTGTTCATGTCAGATACTACATAAAAAGTATGATTCATTTTGTTTCCTTTCATGTTAAAGTCTAAATTTATACTTCCTAAAACATTTAAAGAAGCCCCGTTAACTCCTTGTAAAttgactttcttttttttctaattttggtAATCCCTTAATTGAATTGTAAATCTTATTATGTAATAAAGATACTGAAGCTCATCTGTCAATTAAACTTCTAACTTTCATATGTGCAATTTTAATCAAACAAGAATTTGGATTTCCCGCtaaattaatttcaaatgtttctACTTGTTCagattcattttcaattttgttttctggtgcattttcaaatgatttttgttcTTGATAAGTTTCAAAATTTctattttgtatatttgaatttCGCGCTCTAACCTTTTTATTTCCGTTGAATTTTGAATTTCGCGCCATATTTcctttgtttacttccggttttgAAAAATTCCGCgccattttttctttatttgcttCCGGTTTTGATTTGATCTTTCGCGCCATTTCTTCTTTATTTGTTTCTGGTTTTGATTTGAAATTTCGCgccattttttctttgtttacttccggttttgAATAACGATTGTTGAatcttttataataatttttattctcGTGATAGGTAGAATTGTTAGAACATGCATTGTTAAAGTCTGttgatttgttatttattttttttaaccatgattcatatatattatatacaggttttgtatatctataattaattTTTCTCTCAAACCTCTTATTTCCCTTAATTCCCTTAAAAGTCTCCCTATTGGCTTCAGCATAAAGAGACCGTCTTAGTTTAAATTTTCCCTTGGTTTcctaaattgttcatttgatCTTGCCCTACAAATTCTTTCATAATGACCTGGTTTACCACAGTTCCAACAGAAGAATGTTCTTCTTTGTTGTCCTGTCGAGTCAGACTTGTTTTGTACAGAATTAAACCTTCTAGGATATGTATTTGCATTATTACCTATCGTGTTGtcattaaaattgttttgtaCAGAATTAAATCTTCTAGGATATGTATTTGCATTATTACCTATCGTATTGTCATTAAAATTGCCTCGGGGTACATGTATTTCGGCACGCGAGCTTACTGCGTTGACATGAAATTTTTTATCTCTGCAATATTTTGCCTTATGGCCAAATCTGTTACAATTGCTACATTTCACACCTATTTCTCGGTAATGCGATATATACATTGGTGTTATATTACGCTCATtaccgttattttttttttaagtcttttcGTCTAAATTGTGTTTCAGCCATTGCCGAGTTTACTGCTTGAGCCAAAGTTTGTGGATTTTCACGCattattttcattctcaaataATCCTGATACAACCCATTTATGAAAAAGTTAACTAATTGAAGTTGAACTATTGGTTGATTGATATCTTGCCCTCTAAAAGCATCTGTTGCTAACGTTAAAATTCGTTCTCCAAATATGGGAACATTTTCGCCAATTTTTTGATTAACCTTGTTCAAAAGTTCAAATGCATATGATGCATCAGGAATATGCCCATAACGAAAATTCAATTGAGTATTTAGATTATCCCAATTATTATTCACCTGATCAGTTTCTCTTAACCACCTAGCAATGAAATCGCTTACTGGACCTACAGATGTTCGATAACATATCATTTTACAATCATTCGGAACTTAATTTGTTATCATTGCATATTTTTCTATAGATCGAATCCATTGAGaatattttttctgaatttgaaCCGTCAAAGCCTTCAACTATCGAATTGACACCGTTTGCAGTTAATTTTTGAGTAAGACCTTGAACTTGTGTTgctaaattttgaaaaactaacCCTACATTAAATTCTTGttcagccattttttttttggagaatATAATAATTaagattatcaaataaaatatcacACGTACCTTAGTATTTTTCAGAATTCGTCCTGTCACGGTACACCAAGAAGAGTTTataacaatatatagttttgCTATAAGTTTATTAACCTACCTGAGCCGAAGTAATTCATACAATAAAATACACaagtatatatacagaatataacGGTGTCAAGGTTTCTATTAATTTGACCATTATAGTCCTAAATCAAAAGATACAGGGATGAATATCTATTAAGTTGTCTctaattgacatgttttgacaTGCTTTGACCAACCTGGAGATTGATGGTCAAAGAATGCACGTATATCCATTGTTTTAACTAATTGCTACATGTCACCACCTGGTCTGAATgtaaacatgttatatatatatatgcaacctAGAGGTCAATTGAACAACCttttacaaggtcatgtttttcttaatagatattcccctgtattttattcaatttaataaacattatTGAGAATATATAAtcctaaatataaatataaatatatataatatatatttatatatatatttaagccATCATATTGTCACAGATCCACCCCTTttgtttggactttttttttgtttttttgtaaaatgattgaTCAGAAAAGACTTCGTGAaatttgccatttcccgtgtatttaatttttatgcgacaattctttacttataaagatatttttcgctggtattTATTGGGTATGTTTAAGTCATGTGATTctctatggtggagttgaccagtgcgtcactcagtcattttgaaattcaaattacagtaacacattgctgaGGCTAAGGATGACAACCATGATACCTTCAAAGCGACACTGGATTGAGCAAAAACGTATAATAGTGACTTCTGTTTCACAATTCAatcaaacagaaagtaatactctattacactctcatgaaaaaaatccacagcaatattatttacctacaaaaacatgttttaccccaaacgccccagcctattttaGAATAACAtgatagctgaataatgatccccagtcagtatcaGCTCTAtagatagatttaaagtctaaggtacgaaccatttgatttgaggaggcagtcttAGGTatctgagagagaaaaaaatctgactccGATTTTTGCATTAGAtaaaaattctggccgtatctggatttGAAACAATAATCGtgtccacttttttgctattagaaacgaaaatttcccacagaattatttagcattaaatgaacatgatgaataaaaacgggcgtattttttttaGATCGGGGGTTTGCATGcctgaccggaatgtctgtttcgccggactgatatattgaatactttttcaagaccagactgcaacctgacTGCTGAgagtggcctttatgtctccatttgtcgacaatcattcataaattcgttgtcatttcagactcattcgtcgCCTTTagttgatttggaacccctcacctCCCTTAATCTTATTGGGTGaaatatatcaaccaaacatttggataaaaattggtTGTTTGActtaactcgtgtcggtcgtattgtaaatttcatcgaatagcccggcgtatttcttgtttacaacaagGCATCTGTGAGGTTATGCTTACTTAACATACAACAAACAAGAATTGTCCATGACttttttttactgacaagtcccacatcaaatatatcagtacatagcgttggatccatactatcattttattaTAGACAATCAATAGGGAGAGTACAGCataaaaaatgtccaacccttacactttacagcaactatagaATATACATGCCCAACgtcaggaaccgtttaaaaagtgcattttacacttattttatgttttttagtcCAAAAAAGGCCCTAAAAGATCTTTAAAAACTTCGCCCCCTTCCAAATTCCTGGATCCACCCTGACTGACCACAAATTAAATATctctatctgttcaaccaaattttgcctgaattgtacatgtatcagttttctgcatgccaattttcaacatatctTTAGAACCTTCTAAGACAAAAAACTGACCATCACAGAGATGtgctccaaaaataacccctggtatTATGTAACCTTAAATCATTATACTGTGTAGCGCATTAACCCTAAatgtttaatgcaaactcatagacaagtgatgTTTTCTTTCATCAAAAGTTTCaattctgcaaatttgttggttagtttaagtcaacaaggacatcaaaagcactattgtgtcagagtaggactacttttactcGGAGTTTTTTCCCCATAACATTCCATTGCTTATATGGTTAAAACCATCACCGGCATTATTAAAGCAATATAAGCCGTCAAAATCGCGATTTTTTAAAATGCTATGAAAGAGATGAAATTAGAAATGATTAATGAATTAAAAGGTTTACATAAAATTTCACGTCCTAAAAACCCGTAATGTAACTGTTAAAGTTGAAAATATATTCCTCATCATTCCGTTTGACCAGTGCAAATGGCAGCTTATTAATTTCCGACACTAATTCCGAAGATTGCCGATGCTGATAAGAATGCGTGTGCTGCTGACCTGGGTCAACAAAAATGGACGAAGAGGTAAGATGTTGCATGTTAAATCTTCGTAGTTATTCATTAGTGTTGCATTGCAGACgattgtgtttatatttttgaGTAAAGATAACATTGATTTATTCTTATATTTCAATTATAACTAATTTCTGGTCTCACTTGCAAAGAAAATCACCGAAAATTGATAGAATATCCATTTGGGGGTCCAAGAGGGGAATCGCCGAAAGTGTGtgtgttttgtttacaaaattattcaaGTAAAGTTTTTTGGTACACCATTAAACTATAATATACAGGCATTTGTTTCACAAACAAACGAGGTTTATCGGTGAATGAATAAGAAATAGAACCGACAATATTTGCTGGGATATCAAAAGTTGGTATATATCTTCGCATGAATACATCGGAAGAGTACGTAACGATGTATTTGATGCAAAggaagaaataaacaaatatacgtttttcaataaaacaagGACACATATATTTTCTTTCAGTACGTATTCACAACTTTTGTGCATTATATATTTGGCCTTTAGACAACACCAATGTCCTCTATCAAAAGATCGATGTGGGGAAAAAACATCGTAGGGGTAATGGGAACCTCAagatttattttcaatcattgaTTTCTCTGTTGTAAAAAAGAACTCAGCTTTTCAATTCTAGATGCAcgatattttttattagttattgacGTTGAGCTAATTATAATTCTGTATatcataaaacattttctttatgattttgtacaaaaatcagGCAGTTAGACTTTTATTGCATTTGTCATTACAAGGTTTTTATAGCCAACTATGTGGTATAGATTttacacattgttgaaggccatacggtgacctacatGTATGGTTGGAAATTTCTGCATGTGTTCACAAGTCTCTTGTGGAGACATGTCTCGCAAGGTTTTTACACTTTATATAGTGCTGTAGTTTATTAATAGTCTTGtgataacaaaatatgtgtcaatcatagaaaattatatttttgagaaatttcttACCGACTACTTTTCTTTCCTCAGATTTCAGATACTAGAAGCAGGTCTACCACACCTGAAGTTCATTCTTCGGATGGAGAAAGGCCCATTCGTGGGAGGGGTAATAGGAGACGGACAGCGCGGGGAAGAAATAGGGCGAGAGGTGGCAGAGGCAGAGGCAGAAGAGGCCATAATAGAGCCTTACAAGGACAGCCAGAACCACTCAACAGGGCTGAAGTCGCCGCACAGGCCAGAGCTGAAAGAGATCGCCAGATGCAGGTAAACTATCCAACATTTACATATCAAAAAACTTtaactgtttcatttttttcttcattcaataaaacattttactGAAAGTGCTGTGTGATTTGCCTTGAAATGTAAAAGTACTTTATTTTTCAGGAACGAATTGATGGCCTATCTGAAGATCAAATGAAATTTGCAATAATGGCCACGTACAGGGAACAACCTAGTTTTCTGTTCAGAGTACTGGAAGCAGTAAACCAAGAGTTTACCGCAAGTGAAACTACACCAGAGCCAGATCCAGAACCTACACCAACACCTTCAGTAGGTATTCCAACTTGGTGTCGGTGCAGCAATTGCAGAGAAATGCCTAGTGAGGTTGAAAAAAGATGTTGCAACCAGATACCTCAAAACTGCCACTCTACACTACATGTAAGTACTATTCTCTGTTAACTCATCTtatattattctttatattttgacgTTTAACAAGAAACTTACTTGGATTCTCATTCTATTCAGTTGATTATTTATATGCCAGCGTCCTCCAATATTAAAAAGATGTGGtttaattgcaaatgagacaactatccacaaaagaacaaaatga
Encoded here:
- the LOC143065234 gene encoding P2X purinoceptor 7-like, which translates into the protein RIDGLSEDQMKFAIMATYREQPSFLFRVLEAVNQEFTASETTPEPDPEPTPTPSVGIPTWCRCSNCREMPSEVEKRCCNQIPQNCHSTLHDFHNVVLDPLVLEVAMRYRNDMIAQPPYQDYNRSHRHTAYRQYVLWIHGYLGAGNRQVIPSCCVWAIRNRFPDPSGQYVGFIGGRFG